In one Dermacentor albipictus isolate Rhodes 1998 colony chromosome 4, USDA_Dalb.pri_finalv2, whole genome shotgun sequence genomic region, the following are encoded:
- the LOC135913581 gene encoding uncharacterized protein: protein MSSVTDAIKTYFDSWHGFFNITETAGDMLLFLFLYMGTLETDSQKCLMNMCMGYGVNGLLFMIASVLSTPTAGTLPYIFYYHLFQWTAMLALIICGVKIIADKQGGGGATMQAVVAVMCGGIHAGHSGYILYRQYIKES, encoded by the exons ATGTCGT CGGTAACAGACGCCATCAAGACTTACTTCGACAGTTGGCACGGATTTTTCAACATAACAGAAACG GCGGGCGACATGCTGCTGTTCTTGTTCCTGTACATGGGCACCCTGGAGACGGACTCGCAGAAGTGCCTGATGAACATGTGCATGGGCTACGGCGTCAACGGGCTGCTCTTCATGATCGCCTCGGTGCTCTCGACACCCACCGCCGGGACGCTGCCGTACATCTTCTAC TACCACCTGTTCCAATGGACGGCCATGCTGGCGCTCATCATATGCGGCGTGAAGATAATCGCCGACAAGCAAGGAGGCGGCGGAGCGACCATGCAGGCG GTAGTGGCCGTCATGTGCGGAGGCATCCACGCCGGACACAGCGGCTACATTTTGTACCGGCAGTACATCAAGGAGTCGTAG